A single genomic interval of Stieleria maiorica harbors:
- a CDS encoding P-II family nitrogen regulator yields the protein MRVVVAIIQPTKLSTVRDALRELQVDDITICDAMGYGRQHGQSALFRGNEYKVDLLRKVVVEVLVHEDELQPVIDCICRHALTGSAGQIGDGKIFVLPVADVIDIADPRR from the coding sequence ATGCGAGTCGTCGTCGCGATCATCCAGCCGACCAAGCTATCCACCGTCCGTGACGCGCTGCGCGAACTGCAAGTCGATGACATCACGATCTGTGATGCGATGGGGTACGGCCGCCAACACGGACAATCGGCACTGTTTCGTGGCAACGAATACAAAGTCGACCTGTTGCGCAAAGTGGTCGTCGAAGTGCTCGTGCACGAAGACGAGTTGCAACCGGTCATCGACTGCATCTGTCGGCATGCCTTGACCGGATCGGCCGGTCAAATCGGCGACGGAAAGATCTTCGTCCTGCCCGTCGCCGACGTCATCGACATCGCCGACCCGAGACGCTGA
- a CDS encoding AAA family ATPase: METVILGKSEAVRSIVLTLLAGEHLLLEDVPGVGKTLAAKALAGSIDTEFSRIQFTPDLLPSDITGSSIYRSDTREFQFTRGPIFSNVVLADEINRAPPRTQSALLEAMSDGQVSADGTTYPLPKPFIVVATQNPFEFEGTYILPESQMDRFLMRTSIGYPERASERLVLQSHRSGEPVDSIQSVVTAEDVVSAQAAVRNVRVDESLQDYLLEIVALTRATEVFRLGVSTRAALSFYRGCQARAVTEQRDFVTPDDVKSLAVTTLSHRVLVDDFSGNSSRDTVEELMAELLRSVPVPV, from the coding sequence ATGGAAACGGTCATTTTGGGGAAATCCGAGGCGGTTCGTTCGATCGTTCTGACCTTGCTGGCCGGTGAGCATCTGCTGTTGGAAGACGTCCCCGGTGTCGGCAAAACGCTCGCCGCCAAGGCCCTGGCGGGCAGCATCGACACCGAATTCAGCCGGATTCAGTTCACCCCCGATCTGCTGCCCAGCGACATCACCGGCAGCTCGATCTATCGCAGCGACACCCGTGAGTTTCAATTCACGCGGGGGCCGATTTTTTCCAACGTCGTGCTGGCCGATGAAATCAATCGCGCCCCGCCGCGGACGCAATCGGCGTTGTTGGAAGCGATGAGCGACGGTCAGGTGTCCGCCGACGGAACCACGTACCCCCTGCCCAAGCCGTTCATCGTCGTCGCGACCCAAAACCCGTTCGAATTCGAAGGCACGTACATTTTGCCGGAAAGTCAAATGGACCGGTTTCTGATGCGGACCAGCATCGGTTATCCCGAACGGGCCAGTGAACGCTTGGTGCTGCAGTCGCATCGATCCGGTGAACCGGTCGATTCGATCCAAAGCGTGGTGACGGCCGAGGACGTCGTCTCCGCCCAGGCCGCGGTCCGCAATGTCCGCGTCGACGAATCATTGCAAGACTACTTGCTGGAGATCGTCGCCCTGACACGGGCGACCGAGGTGTTTCGATTAGGCGTCAGCACCCGCGCGGCGCTCAGTTTTTATCGCGGTTGCCAGGCCCGGGCGGTGACCGAGCAGCGTGACTTTGTGACACCCGACGACGTGAAATCGTTGGCCGTCACGACGCTGTCCCACCGAGTCCTGGTCGACGACTTCTCCGGAAACAGCAGCCGTGATACCGTCGAAGAACTGATGGCGGAACTGCTGCGCAGTGTCCCTGTACCCGTTTGA
- a CDS encoding Gfo/Idh/MocA family protein, producing the protein MTDSPSQPHAIRFGVIGTGRITRRLVADLQSTDGVSVTAIASRSQERADWFASQYGIPAGIEGYERLLARRDVDAVYLSLPPSMHAEWCVRAAEAGKQILCEKPLATSAEQARSIADACDRCGVRWLDATGWLHHKRTKEMRALAVDGRLGRVGHISVSVSFYRPFQSGEHRLDPNLGGGCLLDLGWYTTGLACHFAGRLPIRVFADSIQENGVPIRCNGMLWFGEDLTASFSCGYDTATRKWFEVAGSDASIICDDFTRPWAERPTRYWIHDASGNVEANESTDRQEQRLIETLVGDQPLDSWNTLALQTQAVLDALADSDRQKQPVAVPPLDSSLPLHRSHTA; encoded by the coding sequence ATGACTGATTCACCCAGCCAACCCCACGCGATCCGCTTCGGCGTCATCGGCACCGGACGCATCACCCGTCGACTGGTCGCCGATCTGCAGTCGACCGATGGTGTGTCGGTCACGGCGATCGCAAGTCGTTCTCAAGAGCGCGCCGATTGGTTCGCCTCGCAGTACGGCATCCCGGCGGGGATCGAAGGCTACGAACGATTGCTGGCTCGGCGGGACGTCGACGCGGTCTACTTATCGCTGCCACCTTCCATGCACGCCGAGTGGTGTGTGCGAGCGGCGGAGGCGGGAAAACAGATCCTGTGCGAAAAACCCCTGGCCACTTCCGCCGAGCAAGCCCGAAGCATCGCCGACGCCTGTGACCGCTGCGGCGTGCGCTGGTTGGACGCGACCGGTTGGTTGCATCACAAACGCACCAAGGAGATGCGGGCGCTGGCCGTCGACGGCCGATTGGGACGCGTCGGCCACATCTCGGTTTCCGTTTCGTTTTATCGACCGTTCCAGTCCGGTGAACATCGCTTGGACCCGAACCTGGGCGGCGGGTGTCTGTTGGACCTGGGTTGGTACACCACCGGGTTGGCCTGTCATTTCGCAGGCCGACTGCCCATCCGTGTCTTTGCCGATTCGATTCAAGAAAACGGCGTTCCCATTCGCTGCAACGGCATGCTGTGGTTCGGTGAGGATCTGACGGCCAGTTTCTCGTGCGGCTACGATACCGCGACACGAAAATGGTTCGAAGTTGCCGGCAGCGACGCGTCGATCATCTGTGACGACTTCACCCGCCCCTGGGCGGAACGGCCGACGCGGTATTGGATCCATGATGCCAGCGGCAACGTCGAAGCGAATGAATCCACCGATCGCCAGGAACAACGTCTGATCGAAACGCTGGTCGGCGACCAACCGCTCGACTCTTGGAACACGTTGGCGCTGCAAACCCAAGCCGTCTTGGACGCCTTGGCCGATTCGGATCGTCAAAAGCAACCGGTTGCCGTTCCGCCGCTCGATTCTTCTCTTCCGCTCCACCGCTCCCACACAGCCTAG